Within the Phaseolus vulgaris cultivar G19833 chromosome 9, P. vulgaris v2.0, whole genome shotgun sequence genome, the region ATTAGGTTGTTTTCGTGTGGTGTGGTTTGCTGTTTTGGCACTAAAATTTCGAACAAAGTTCGGGTGATAGTGCCTTGTAATCAGGGAAGGTGCACCTTGACTAATCCACCTTCTGGTTTTGTCAAACGAAGGCCGTCCACTACGGTATAAGGATTTATAGTGATATTGCTTTCAGCATAACCTTAAGTAATTGACATAGATAGGATTGGAACCATTGCTGCTCTGGATTTTTTTATGTGTGAATTTTTATCTGTTCTTCAATTATTTGCTTTTAACTGGCTTCCTTTATATATACTGATTTCAATAATTCACGAGGATGAAAATAGTGATCCATCATAGTCTCTAGCTGAGTTATAATCAAGTGTATTCTGGACACTGGGTGGTTCTAGTTTCACTGTTTCAGCTGTTAAAACCTGGATTTTCTTTCAAAGCCAGGTTTTGTGTTGGTGCATGGCTTGGAATCCGAAACCATCCATTGAATTCCGATTTGATAACCTGATTCTAAGCAGCCATTCTTTGTTTGTGAAGGTTCGGCTGAATATGTATTGGCGGCTATTGTTTACAGCAAGGCTTCTGCTTTGCAGTAGGAATATGGTGTTTGCCACTGTGTGTGGAATTTGATTTGTGttgaaattaaaagaagaagCCTAAGAAAATCCTTGTCTTTTTTATTCCTTCATCGTTTAACCTACAATATGTACTATTCTGATATAAGAAGTACTTGAATCAATTTCCTAAACTGGAGGATCTTACATATTTCTTAGACTGTGCTTGAAACTCTTTGAAACCCTTGCCCGACTCTCTTGCTGACATATAGCTTTTTCTGTCACCTCACTGTCTCAGATtgattctctctcttttttacTGTTTCTCTCTTTCTAAAAAAGTTGAGGATAATCCCATCCATAAATCATGCTTTGGTTGGATGACCATGATATGCAATTGGAATCTTTTGCCATTCTAAGAAATTTATAATGTGGTCAGTTGCTTTAAGAATCACTTTACTTGATGGAATCATGCAAATATCATCATGAAACTTTTGGCATCATTGATAGGTCAGGAAATCATCTTTGGGCAACTTCTCGGCATTAGCAAGTTAAACATGATAACCAGTTGGAAAACAAGCATCACATGCTCACAACAATTGACTACTGGATATAGATTATGACTAAACATTGAATGTGTTGATGACACAACACATCTTTTTGAGGGTGCAGGGTATGGGAGAGGGAGGTGTGAATCGTTTAACCCATACCGTGTCTGGAATTGACATATTGTGATGTGTCCTTTCCTCTTTTTTTTGTTGCATTACAGTTATTGCTTTTGGTACAATACTTTCATATTTGTCTGTAATAGTTAAATAGTATGTGGTATGTTTTTTAGTTCTAAAGCTATATTCTCCATTCGCTTACTAGTGTTATTGCATTCTGGTTTGcacattctttatttttatctttattgatTTTTACAAGTAAAGTTAATTTCATTTCTATAGCTGTATTACGTCTGCTAATTACTTTCTATATCTTTATTGTATTACGTCTTTGATGCAGGATGACCTTGTTCAATCTTCTGCCATGTCAGAGTATGATTTGGCAGCAGAGGGAGATCTGTTCAAAGCTCCTGAGCCTATTATTGAAGAGCCAATCATGGACCTGGATCCCATGACAGCTGCCATCTCAATGATATCTTGTGGGGAAGATGTCTCCTCTCAGGGACTAAAATCCACTGATATTGATATTCTTCAAAATGATCAATTTCTGAGTGAGGTATTCTATGAATGCAAGAAGGATCTCTTAGAAAAGGCAGCAATAGAGTCACCACTCTCTGAGATTCTGGAAATCAAGGTTCCTCTTCTGAACATTGATGAAAACTCAATTCAAGAAAACAAGCCACTTCCTGACATGCAGTCAGGAAAGAGTGTCAGCTCAGGAAGTTTAAGCTCAATGGACTGGATTCGTGGAGCTGCAATGAAGCCTTCTTTCATTGATATCCCTGCAATGGATTTCAATGCAGTTTATGGAATGCGGAGATCATTTAGTGAAGGAGATATACAGGTTTAACTTAACCTCTCTGTATATACATtctgtcattttttttataaatttaattaaatcacCATTAAATTTAGCAGTGCCTAAAGGTAGCAGCTTAAGGAG harbors:
- the LOC137821591 gene encoding putative zinc finger protein CONSTANS-LIKE 11 isoform X1, with protein sequence MYAETGLLFPYLHNLSQELYQLEEYCKTQKYNALMDDLVQSSAMSEYDLAAEGDLFKAPEPIIEEPIMDLDPMTAAISMISCGEDVSSQGLKSTDIDILQNDQFLSEVFYECKKDLLEKAAIESPLSEILEIKVPLLNIDENSIQENKPLPDMQSGKSVSSGSLSSMDWIRGAAMKPSFIDIPAMDFNAVYGMRRSFSEGDIQTLGSGSMNIVQSPLEKPFLISNCTSEERFQKLSRYRNKRTKRNFGRKIKYACRKALADSQPRIRGRFARTEECESKRE
- the LOC137821591 gene encoding putative zinc finger protein CONSTANS-LIKE 11 isoform X2, with protein sequence MLNLIISSWYLSSTTCSSRKDDLVQSSAMSEYDLAAEGDLFKAPEPIIEEPIMDLDPMTAAISMISCGEDVSSQGLKSTDIDILQNDQFLSEVFYECKKDLLEKAAIESPLSEILEIKVPLLNIDENSIQENKPLPDMQSGKSVSSGSLSSMDWIRGAAMKPSFIDIPAMDFNAVYGMRRSFSEGDIQTLGSGSMNIVQSPLEKPFLISNCTSEERFQKLSRYRNKRTKRNFGRKIKYACRKALADSQPRIRGRFARTEECESKRE
- the LOC137821591 gene encoding putative zinc finger protein CONSTANS-LIKE 11 isoform X3 → MSEYDLAAEGDLFKAPEPIIEEPIMDLDPMTAAISMISCGEDVSSQGLKSTDIDILQNDQFLSEVFYECKKDLLEKAAIESPLSEILEIKVPLLNIDENSIQENKPLPDMQSGKSVSSGSLSSMDWIRGAAMKPSFIDIPAMDFNAVYGMRRSFSEGDIQTLGSGSMNIVQSPLEKPFLISNCTSEERFQKLSRYRNKRTKRNFGRKIKYACRKALADSQPRIRGRFARTEECESKRE